One window of Triticum dicoccoides isolate Atlit2015 ecotype Zavitan chromosome 5A, WEW_v2.0, whole genome shotgun sequence genomic DNA carries:
- the LOC119299086 gene encoding uncharacterized protein LOC119299086, with the protein MGRPSCALTGSKESSELPTVRGLEKEIQQRPPLWLIGCCRRHRYLLIPLPCRAPAPLLLSRLAPAPAAQSPRQPPRCRLVALGSVACVNVQDYSDILLLTLVIILVRTILLEIFGSGLRLTRINDRILRLLFGDRSAYASFVMASNIAVKGVNNWGRPNWLRVLPCASNYFCTSIYATKGKQFDITKGMDRSEMKGRTKQVFVSHASYPVSEGNILKKTTHRDGSIYKINYGILKLWHLAQRDETQLEPMMFSNPMNCFPDRDRCMVHSATAMMQIFSLKLEKASTNIGLVQLYGYIAVRDCHDSLLNYVFNRSRDDPIIVEQGSLIEMTGPKRGITMVAPVLVEFDMRIKKGKQEDDLQLIDGAMEYHDIVTPEYPFTHRINGDCGAVDITLALIRWAFEATIDVVISKVQCGFDLSLSSCILLMDDLHEIQLFRGSIGESCGLRRHVIAVEEDTLMHLKFKVGQNSCKNDFDHHCSFKAKKYGYDYQQIMLELASISVKVTWSNLQS; encoded by the exons atgggccggcccagctgtgcgCTAACAGGGTCTAAAGAGAGCTCAGAGCTCCCCACGGTCCGGGGTCTGGAGAAAGAAATTCAGCAGCGGCCGCCGCTTTGGTTGATCGGTTGCTGCCGCCGGCACCGCTACCTGCTGATCCCGCTCCCTTGTCGCGCACCGGCACCGCTGCTGCTCTCCCGCCTCGCACCTGCCCCGGCGGCCCAGTCCCCGCGGCAGCCGCCGCGCTGCAGGCTTGTCGCCTTGGGTTCAG TTGCATGTGTGAATGTGCAGGACTATTCTGACATTTTGTTGTTAACTCTTGTG ATTATTCTCGTCAGGACCATTCTGCTGGAGATTTTTGGATCTGGATTGAGACTAACACGGATTAATGACCGGATTCTAAGATTGCTCTTTGGTGACCGATCTGCTTATGCATCCTTTGTCATGGCAAGCAACATTGCAGTAAAAGGAGTTAATAATTGGGGCAGGCCAAATTGGCTCCGCGTCCTCCCTTGTGCCAGTAATTATTTCTGCACCTCCATCTATGCCACCAAAGGCAAACAATTTGACATCACCAAGGGAATGGATAGATCAGAGATGAAGGGGCGAACAAAGCAAGTCTTTGTTAGCCATGCCTCTTATCCTGTATCTGAAGGCAACATCCTTAAGAAAACCACCCATCGGGACGGTTCTATATACAAGATAAACTATGGTATTCTAAAGCTATGGCATCTTGCTCAACGTGATGAGA CACAACTAGAGCCGATGATGTTCTCAAATCCCATGAATTGTTTCCCGGATAGGGATAGATGCATGGTACATTCTGCAACTGCTATGATGCAGATTTTCTCACTGAAATTGGAAAAAGCTAGTACCAACATCGGCTTGGTACAACTATATGGATATATAGCAGTGCGTGATTGTCATGATTCATTGCTTAATTATGTCTTCAATCGTAgcagagatgatcccatcattgtgGAACAG GGTTCTCTTATTGAGATGACCGGCCCTAAGCGAGGCATCACAATGGTAGCCCCTGTTCTAGTTGAGTTTGACATGAGGATCAAGAAAGGAAAGCAAGAAGATGATCTACAACTAATTGATGGTGCAATGGAGTACCACGATATAGTCACACCTGAGTACCCATTCACGCATCGGATTAATGGTGATTGTGGCGCGGTTGACATCACTTTAGCCCTTATTCGTTGGGCATTTGAGGCCACAATAGATGTTGTCATATCAAAAGTGCAGTGTGGATTTGATTTATCCCTCAGCTCATGTATTCTCCTTATGGATGATTTACATGAGATTCAACTCTTTCGTGGCAGTATTGGTGAGTCGTGTGGCTTAAGAAGACATGTGATTGCTGTGGAGGAGGATACTTTGATGCATTTGAAGTTCAAGGTAGGTCAGAATAGTTGTAAAAATGATTTTGATCACCATTGTTCCTTCAAAGCGAAAAAATATGGGTACGACTATCAGCAAATCATGCTTGAGCTTGCCTCTATCTCAGTGAAGGTGACTTGGTCGAACTTGCAAAGCTAA
- the LOC119298879 gene encoding probable inactive receptor kinase At2g26730 yields the protein MASAAALLLACAVVAALACLALADPPASEQTALLAFLAAVPHERKLGWSASTPACAWVGVTCDAANSTVVKLRLPGIGLVGPIPPGTLGRLANLQVLSLRANRVSGTIPDDLLRLSALRSLFLQDNAVSGAIPPGVSGLAALERLVLSHNNLSGPIPFALGGLAALRALRLDGNRLSGKIPSIANPGLRAFNVSNNMLNGSIPRALSRFPADAFAGNLQLCGTPLPPCSPFFPSPAPAPGMGPSDGAPGGTGRKKKKLSTAAIVGIIVAAVAVALLLLLLAIVFCCKKRARRGARTEGPKGTAAAAGQTGTTRPPAASGEGTGTASSPKDDAGTSGAVAAAGGGTGETSRLVFVGKSAGYSFDLEDLLRASAEVLGKGSAGTSYKAVLEEGTTVVVKRLKEVAVARREFEAHMEAVGGVEHRNLLPVRAYYFSKDEKLLVYDYLPAGSLSAMLHGSRGSGRTPMDWDARMRSALSASRGLAHLHSEHRLAHGNVKSSNVLLRPDLDAAALSDFSLHPIYAPTSVRAGAGGYRAPEVVDTRRPTLKADVYSLGVLLLELLTGKSPTHASLQEGDGGTLDLPRWVQSVVREEWTAEVFDVELVRLGASAEEEMVALLQVAMACVATVPDARPDARDVVRMIEEIGAGHGQTTTEESARATTSEEERSRGTPPADLTP from the exons ATGGCGTCCGCGGCGGCGCTGCTGCTGGCGTGCGCCGTGGTCGCCGCGCTGGCATGCCTGGCGCTCGCGGACCCGCCGGCGAGCGAGCAGACGGCGCTGCTGGCCTTCCTCGCGGCCGTGCCGCACGAGCGCAAGCTCGGGTGGAGCGCCTCCACGCCGGCCTGCGCCTGGGTCGGGGTCACCTGCGACGCCGCCAACTCCACCGTCGTCAAGCTGCGCCTACCCGGGATCGGGCTCGTCGGCCCCATCCCGCCGGGGACCCTCGGACGGCTAGCCAACCTCCAGGTGCTGTCCCTCCGCGCCAACCGCGTGTCCGGCACCATCCCCGACGACCTCCTCCGCCTCTCCGCCCTCCGGTCCCTCTTCCTGCAGGACAACGCCGTCTCCGGCGCCATCCCGCCGGGGGTCTCCGGGCTGGCCGCGCTCGAGCGGCTCGTGCTCTCCCACAACAATTTGTCGGGCCCCATCCCCTTCGCGCTCGGCGGCCTCGCGGCGCTGCGCGCGCTGAGGCTCGACGGCAACCGGCTGTCCGGCAAGATCCCCAGCATCGCCAACCCGGGGCTCAGGGCGTTCAACGTCTCGAACAACATGCTCAACGGCTCCATCCCGCGGGCGCTGTCGCGCTTCCCCGCCGACGCCTTCGCCGGGAACCTCCAGCTGTGCGGCACCCCGCTGCCCCCCTGCAGCCCCTTCTTCCCGTccccggcgccggcgccggggATGGGCCCGAGCGACGGCGCGCCCGGTGGgactgggaggaagaagaagaagctgtcCACCGCGGCGATCGTCGGCATCATCGTGGCCGCCGTGGCCGTCGCGCTGCTCCTGCTTCTTCTGGCCATCGTGTTCTGCTGCAAGAAGAGGGCCCGGCGAGGCGCGCGCACGGAGGGACCGAAGGGcacggccgcggcggcggggcagACAGGCACAACCAGACCGCCGGCGGCGTCCGGCGAGGGCACGGGCACCGCGTCCTCGCCAAAGGACGACGCGGGCACCTCCGGGGCGGTGGCCGCGGCGGGCGGCGGGACGGGGGAAACGAGCCGGCTGGTGTTCGTGGGGAAGAGCGCGGGGTACAGCTTCGACCTGGAGGACCTGCTGCGGGCGTCGGCGGAGGTGCTGGGGAAGGGGAGCGCGGGGACGTCGTACAAGGCGGTGCTGGAGGAGGGGACGACGGTGGTGGTGAAGCGGCTCAaggaggtggcggtggcgcggCGCGAGTTCGAGGCGCACATGGAGGCCGTCGGCGGCGTGGAGCACCGCAACCTGCTCCCCGTCCGCGCATACTACTTCTCCAAGGACGAGAAGCTGCTCGTCTACGACTACCTCCCCGCCGGCAGCCTCTCCGCCATGctccacg GGAGCCGGGGCTCGGGCCGGACGCCCATGGACTGGGACGCGCGCATGCGCTCGGCGCTGTCGGCCTCCCGCGGCCTCGCGCACCTCCACTCGGAGCACAGGCTCGCGCACGGCAACGTCAAGTCCTCCAACGTGCTGCTCCGGCCGGACCTCGACGCCGCCGCGCTCTCCGACTTCTCCCTCCACCCCATCTACGCGCCGACGTCCGTCCGCGCGGGCGCCGGCGGGTACCGCGCCCCGGAGGTGGTGGACACGCGGCGGCCGACGCTCAAGGCGGACGTCTACTCCCTTGGCGTGCTCCTGCTGGAGCTCCTCACCGGCAAGTCCCCGACGCACGCGTCCCTGCAGGAGGGCGACGGCGGCACGCTGGACCTGCCGCGCTGGGTGCAGTCGGTGGTGCGCGAGGAGTGGACCGCCGAGGTGTTCGACGTCGAGCTCGTGCGCCTCGGCGCCAGCGCCGAGGAGGAGATGGTCGCGCTGCTGCAGGTGGCCATGGCCTGCGTTGCCACCGTGCCCGACGCGCGCCCGGACGCGCGGGACGTCGTCAGGATGATCGAGGAGATCGGTGCC